One segment of Carya illinoinensis cultivar Pawnee chromosome 13, C.illinoinensisPawnee_v1, whole genome shotgun sequence DNA contains the following:
- the LOC122292876 gene encoding phenylacetaldehyde reductase-like isoform X2, which produces MSSGTGKVVCVTGASGYIASWLVKLLLQRGYTVKASVRDPNDPNKTEHLLGLDGAKERLHLFKADLLEEGSFDSVVDGCEGVFHTASPFYFSVTDPQAQLVDPALKGTLNVLRSCAKVLSVKRVVITSSMAAVAYNGKPLAPDVTVDEAWFSDPALCERSKLWYMLSKTLAEEAAWKFGKENGIDIVAVNPGLVLGPLLQPSLNTSVEPVAKLVNGAETFPNAIYRWVDVRDVANAHILAFENPSASGRYCLVAEVVHCSEVLKLLHKLFPDLKLPEK; this is translated from the exons ATGAGTAGTGGGACAGGGAAGGTGGTATGTGTAACGGGAGCGTCCGGATATATAGCGTCATGGCTGGTGAAGCTCTTGCTTCAACGCGGCTACACTGTCAAAGCCTCAGTTCGTGACCCAA ATGATCCAAATAAGACAGAACACTTACTTGGGCTAGATGGAGCTAAGGAAAGACTTCATTTGTTCAAAGCAGACTTACTGGAAGAAGGATCTTTTGATTCTGTGGTTGATGGATGTGAAGGAGTTTTTCATACAGCATCACCCTTTTATTTCAGTGTCACCGATCCACAG GCACAGTTAGTTGACCCAGCATTGAAAGGAACACTTAACGTTCTCAGATCTTGTGCTAAAGTTTTATCTGTTAAGAGAGTGGTTATAACGTCCTCAATGGCAGCGGTTGCATACAATGGGAAACCTCTTGCTCCTGATGTTACAGTTGATGAGGCTTGGTTTTCAGATCCTGCTTTATGTGAGAGGTCAAAG ctttGGTATATGCTTTCAAAGACCTTAGCAGAGGAGGCTGCTTGgaaatttggaaaagaaaatggaattgATATTGTAGCTGTAAATCCAGGGTTGGTGCTTGGTCCTCTATTACAGCCGAGTCTTAATACAAGTGTGGAGCCAGTTGCGAAGCTTGTAAATG GCGCTGAAACATTTCCAAATGCAATATACAGATGGGTTGATGTTAGAGATGTTGCTAATGCACATATACTAGCCTTTGAAAACCCATCAGCTAGTGGGAGATATTGTTTAGTTGCAGAAGTTGTTCATTGTTCTGAAGTTTTGAAGCTTTTGCACAAGCTCTTTCCTGATCTGAAGCTTCCTGAAAAGTAA
- the LOC122292876 gene encoding phenylacetaldehyde reductase-like isoform X1, whose product MSSGTGKVVCVTGASGYIASWLVKLLLQRGYTVKASVRDPNDPNKTEHLLGLDGAKERLHLFKADLLEEGSFDSVVDGCEGVFHTASPFYFSVTDPQAQLVDPALKGTLNVLRSCAKVLSVKRVVITSSMAAVAYNGKPLAPDVTVDEAWFSDPALCERSKLWYMLSKTLAEEAAWKFGKENGIDIVAVNPGLVLGPLLQPSLNTSVEPVAKLVNGAETFPNAIYRWVDVRDVANAHILAFENPSASGRYCLVAEVVHCSEVLKLLHKLFPDLKLPEKCADDKPFPTTYKVSKERAQSLGLSFTSVEVSLKDTVESLKEKNFLSV is encoded by the exons ATGAGTAGTGGGACAGGGAAGGTGGTATGTGTAACGGGAGCGTCCGGATATATAGCGTCATGGCTGGTGAAGCTCTTGCTTCAACGCGGCTACACTGTCAAAGCCTCAGTTCGTGACCCAA ATGATCCAAATAAGACAGAACACTTACTTGGGCTAGATGGAGCTAAGGAAAGACTTCATTTGTTCAAAGCAGACTTACTGGAAGAAGGATCTTTTGATTCTGTGGTTGATGGATGTGAAGGAGTTTTTCATACAGCATCACCCTTTTATTTCAGTGTCACCGATCCACAG GCACAGTTAGTTGACCCAGCATTGAAAGGAACACTTAACGTTCTCAGATCTTGTGCTAAAGTTTTATCTGTTAAGAGAGTGGTTATAACGTCCTCAATGGCAGCGGTTGCATACAATGGGAAACCTCTTGCTCCTGATGTTACAGTTGATGAGGCTTGGTTTTCAGATCCTGCTTTATGTGAGAGGTCAAAG ctttGGTATATGCTTTCAAAGACCTTAGCAGAGGAGGCTGCTTGgaaatttggaaaagaaaatggaattgATATTGTAGCTGTAAATCCAGGGTTGGTGCTTGGTCCTCTATTACAGCCGAGTCTTAATACAAGTGTGGAGCCAGTTGCGAAGCTTGTAAATG GCGCTGAAACATTTCCAAATGCAATATACAGATGGGTTGATGTTAGAGATGTTGCTAATGCACATATACTAGCCTTTGAAAACCCATCAGCTAGTGGGAGATATTGTTTAGTTGCAGAAGTTGTTCATTGTTCTGAAGTTTTGAAGCTTTTGCACAAGCTCTTTCCTGATCTGAAGCTTCCTGAAAA ATGTGCAGATGACAAGCCTTTTCCAACAACCTACAAAGTGTCTAAGGAGAGAGCACAAAGTTTAGGCCTTAGCTTCACTTCTGTGGAGGTGAGTTTGAAGGATACTGTTGAGAGCTTGAAGGAGAAGAACTTCTTGAGTGTCTGA